Proteins encoded together in one Pantoea sp. CCBC3-3-1 window:
- a CDS encoding molecular chaperone, with the protein MRVTGLLLAIFSLFLSAQAAIAGSGGVGLGSTRLVYHANEKQTSLDVRNTHTTSPFLIQTWLENDAGVKTQDFVVVPPLSVLRPKSENTLRIIFTGKGLPNDRETLYWLTVKAIPQTSEQGKNTLQLAAASRIKVFYRPAGLSEKSNETYKKILPSLNGSKLTLKNPTPYYLTLITLRVDNKEIKPFMLPPEGSVTVPGNFSNARNMSYQTINDYGAWTSLLNKKIN; encoded by the coding sequence ATGCGTGTTACTGGTCTCCTGCTGGCGATCTTTTCATTATTTTTGTCAGCGCAGGCGGCAATAGCTGGCTCAGGTGGCGTTGGGCTGGGATCAACTCGTCTGGTTTACCATGCAAATGAGAAACAGACGTCCCTTGATGTTCGTAATACTCATACTACTTCACCTTTCCTTATTCAAACATGGCTGGAAAACGATGCCGGTGTGAAAACGCAGGACTTTGTTGTGGTTCCGCCATTATCCGTGCTGCGGCCAAAAAGTGAAAATACCTTACGTATTATCTTTACCGGAAAAGGGTTGCCGAATGACAGGGAAACGCTTTACTGGCTTACGGTAAAAGCCATCCCCCAGACTTCAGAACAGGGAAAAAACACATTACAGCTGGCTGCGGCCAGTCGAATTAAAGTTTTTTACCGTCCGGCAGGGCTGTCTGAAAAATCAAATGAGACATATAAGAAAATATTGCCTTCTCTCAATGGCAGTAAGCTCACGTTAAAAAACCCAACGCCTTATTACCTGACCCTGATTACGCTGCGTGTAGACAATAAGGAGATCAAACCTTTTATGCTGCCACCTGAAGGAAGTGTTACGGTTCCAGGTAACTTTAGTAATGCAAGAAACATGAGTTACCAAACTATTAACGATTATGGTGCGTGGACATCTCTGTTGAACAAGAAGATAAATTAA
- a CDS encoding fimbrial protein, with product MRLMLKSVVAMSICSALAVMPALSYAEDEVIPVTVDGGTLNFEGSVITAACALSSSSAVQSINMGQVRAASLATAGTTLSTGKDFTISLEDCDNSTYTNVAVNFTGIADADDASGLATGTNGGSGSAQNLSIRFYDEAGTQIKLNENSDNTALRAGTNTLKFSAKYHTEKGSVTAGDASAVATYTLTYS from the coding sequence ATGCGTTTAATGTTGAAATCAGTTGTAGCAATGTCAATTTGCAGTGCATTAGCTGTTATGCCAGCACTGTCTTATGCCGAAGATGAGGTTATCCCGGTTACGGTTGATGGCGGCACCTTAAATTTTGAAGGCAGCGTAATTACTGCCGCTTGTGCTTTATCCAGCAGTTCTGCCGTTCAGAGTATCAATATGGGACAGGTACGTGCAGCTTCACTTGCTACAGCGGGAACAACACTTTCAACCGGAAAAGATTTCACTATTAGTCTCGAAGATTGCGACAACAGTACTTATACCAATGTAGCTGTAAACTTTACCGGCATTGCCGATGCTGATGATGCCAGCGGTCTGGCCACCGGCACGAATGGCGGAAGCGGATCGGCACAAAATCTGTCAATTCGTTTTTATGATGAAGCGGGCACCCAGATTAAGTTAAATGAGAATAGTGATAACACGGCACTACGCGCCGGAACGAATACCCTGAAATTTAGTGCAAAATACCATACGGAAAAAGGCAGTGTGACAGCAGGTGACGCAAGCGCAGTAGCAACTTATACCCTCACTTATTCTTAA
- a CDS encoding carboxylesterase, which translates to MKLSPRFVILLLLTGCSRSAELIPPHGQATFAHYQQETTRWVEQHRLFQSSDRVAELRWNTPQEWRPAGVPDQGILLIHGLGDSPGSFTDIGPELAKDGFLVRTVLLPGQGTQPKDLIGVSADDWRSIVNEQMAILRKDVGKVWLGGFSTGANLAIEYAYQHQDVKGLLLFSPAIKANEPLVATTPFIALFRNWLRKPKPGYPTQRATRYMTVPTNGFAQFWRTSSAAQQKLNQHPYDKPVLIVATEHDSVLDTQSLLAHFDRQFTSPQSRLIWYGYPQPQNALSNRVLIRTDSLPDQHISQFSHMSVLFSPQNPVYGVHGSDRICENGQSDTDYLACRQGAEVWFSDWGLRETGKIHARLTWNPWFSWQNRVMKQVVSDIP; encoded by the coding sequence GTGAAACTTTCCCCGCGCTTCGTCATATTGCTGTTGCTAACAGGCTGTAGTCGTTCAGCTGAACTTATCCCGCCGCATGGTCAGGCAACATTCGCGCATTACCAGCAGGAAACCACACGTTGGGTAGAGCAACACCGGCTCTTTCAGAGCAGCGATCGGGTAGCCGAGCTGAGGTGGAATACGCCACAAGAATGGCGGCCGGCGGGCGTTCCTGATCAAGGCATTCTGTTGATCCATGGGTTGGGCGATTCACCCGGCTCTTTCACGGATATCGGGCCGGAACTGGCAAAGGACGGTTTTCTGGTACGTACAGTCCTGTTGCCGGGACAGGGTACACAGCCAAAAGATTTAATCGGGGTGTCGGCGGATGACTGGCGGAGTATCGTTAACGAACAGATGGCTATATTGCGCAAGGATGTGGGCAAGGTTTGGCTGGGCGGCTTTTCGACCGGAGCCAACCTGGCGATTGAATATGCCTACCAGCATCAGGACGTTAAAGGACTGCTGCTCTTTTCACCGGCGATTAAGGCGAATGAGCCGCTGGTAGCAACGACACCGTTTATTGCCTTATTCCGCAACTGGCTGCGAAAACCGAAACCCGGCTATCCCACTCAGCGCGCGACGCGTTATATGACGGTACCAACCAACGGCTTCGCGCAGTTCTGGCGCACCAGCAGCGCCGCACAGCAAAAGCTAAACCAGCATCCCTATGATAAACCGGTGCTGATCGTCGCCACCGAGCACGATTCGGTGCTGGATACCCAAAGCCTGCTGGCGCACTTTGATCGACAATTCACCTCGCCACAAAGCCGCCTGATCTGGTATGGCTATCCGCAGCCACAAAACGCGCTGTCAAACCGGGTGCTGATCCGGACAGACTCCCTGCCAGACCAGCATATCAGCCAGTTTTCCCATATGTCGGTGCTCTTTTCACCGCAGAATCCCGTCTACGGTGTGCACGGCAGCGACCGGATATGTGAAAACGGCCAGAGCGATACCGACTATCTCGCCTGCCGCCAGGGCGCTGAAGTGTGGTTTTCCGACTGGGGACTGCGGGAAACCGGTAAAATTCATGCGCGCCTGACCTGGAATCCCTGGTTCAGCTGGCAAAACAGGGTAATGAAGCAGGTTGTCTCTGATATTCCCTAA
- the mltB gene encoding lytic murein transglycosylase B, translated as MRHLATLLPALLLLSACSSKAPQPQPHGNPFKGGNGFLLEPSHNIAPLGGDFADNPATAAFIDKMVREHNFDRQQLHDVLAQAKRLDWVLRLMDRQAPAYQPPAGPNGAWLRYRKKFIVPDNVQNGVQFWNQYQDALNRAWQVYGVPPEIIVGIIGVETRWGRVMGKTRIIDALATLSFAYPRRAEYFSSELETFLLMAREENDDPLDLRGSFAGAMGYGQFMPSSFKQYAVDFNGDGHINLWDPVDAIGSVAHYFNAHGWVKGATVAVPANGQAPLLENGFKTRYTPAELSAAGLSPQVPLNGEQQISLLRFDMGTYYQYWYGLPNFYAITRYNHSNHYAMAVWQLGEAVRDAR; from the coding sequence ATGCGTCATCTGGCCACACTGTTACCTGCGCTGCTGCTGCTTTCGGCCTGCAGCAGTAAAGCACCCCAGCCGCAACCGCACGGCAATCCTTTTAAGGGCGGCAACGGTTTTCTGCTGGAGCCTTCCCATAATATTGCCCCGTTAGGCGGCGATTTTGCGGATAACCCCGCGACGGCGGCCTTTATTGATAAAATGGTACGCGAGCATAATTTCGATCGTCAGCAGCTGCATGATGTGCTGGCGCAGGCGAAGCGGCTGGACTGGGTATTGCGGCTGATGGATCGTCAGGCACCGGCTTATCAACCCCCGGCCGGCCCGAATGGCGCATGGCTGCGCTATCGTAAAAAATTCATCGTTCCGGATAACGTTCAGAACGGCGTGCAGTTCTGGAATCAGTATCAGGATGCGCTCAATCGCGCCTGGCAGGTCTATGGTGTGCCGCCGGAAATCATCGTCGGCATTATTGGGGTGGAAACCCGCTGGGGAAGGGTGATGGGGAAAACCCGCATCATTGATGCGCTGGCGACGCTCTCTTTTGCTTATCCGCGCCGTGCTGAATATTTCAGTAGCGAGCTGGAAACTTTCCTGCTGATGGCGAGAGAAGAAAACGACGATCCGCTCGATTTGCGTGGCTCCTTTGCGGGTGCCATGGGCTACGGCCAGTTTATGCCGTCATCTTTTAAACAGTATGCGGTAGATTTTAACGGTGATGGTCATATCAACCTATGGGATCCGGTCGATGCTATCGGTAGCGTCGCCCACTATTTTAACGCACATGGCTGGGTGAAGGGGGCCACGGTTGCCGTACCGGCTAACGGACAGGCACCGCTGCTGGAAAACGGTTTTAAAACCCGCTATACACCCGCCGAGCTGTCAGCGGCTGGCCTGTCACCACAGGTGCCCCTGAACGGCGAACAACAGATCAGTTTGTTGCGCTTTGATATGGGTACCTACTATCAGTACTGGTACGGATTACCTAATTTCTACGCGATTACCCGTTACAACCACAGCAACCACTATGCGATGGCAGTGTGGCAGCTTGGTGAAGCAGTGCGGGATGCCCGTTAG
- a CDS encoding DJ-1/PfpI family protein, with amino-acid sequence MSKQAAVLLAPGFEEAEAFIIIDILNRLHVKVTTIACHTSREVPSYHAVPVIADVLLSDLQQEFDAVVIPGGPEGTVNLAANPHVVEFIRRHDDAGKWIAPICSAAARVLGGNHLLKGRRYTCSGDLYKAVTDGVYSGENVVEDGNLLSGKGLGVSFEFAFQLAWRLTDDTETADFQAEHIYCDSWRSYSGINA; translated from the coding sequence ATGAGTAAACAAGCCGCTGTACTGCTGGCTCCCGGTTTTGAAGAAGCCGAAGCCTTTATCATCATCGATATTTTAAACCGGCTGCATGTAAAGGTGACAACCATTGCCTGCCATACCTCGCGAGAGGTTCCCAGCTACCACGCTGTACCGGTAATTGCCGATGTTCTGTTATCCGACCTGCAACAGGAATTCGATGCCGTGGTGATACCCGGCGGCCCGGAAGGCACCGTTAACCTTGCCGCTAATCCGCATGTTGTGGAATTTATTCGCCGTCATGACGACGCTGGAAAATGGATTGCGCCCATCTGCTCTGCCGCCGCCCGGGTTTTGGGAGGGAATCATCTGCTGAAAGGCCGTCGTTATACCTGCTCAGGGGACCTGTATAAAGCCGTAACCGATGGCGTTTACAGCGGCGAAAACGTGGTTGAAGACGGCAATCTGCTAAGCGGTAAAGGCCTGGGCGTTAGCTTTGAGTTTGCTTTTCAGCTGGCATGGCGTTTAACCGATGACACTGAAACCGCCGATTTTCAGGCGGAACATATCTATTGCGACAGCTGGCGTTCTTACAGCGGTATTAACGCTTAA